The nucleotide sequence gtcaagagtgtcccccctttgaagagatgACATGACATGTTGACATGTTCTGTGTATTTCTTTTTCTGGAAAGTGCTTGTAGTGTGTATATTAACGCACTAGAGGGCAATCACTACCAATAAATGCACTGAAAAGCGGGGTAGCTGAGTACAGCATGTGTTTTTACCCAGAACTCTGTACTGCTGTGCTGAGGCTGACAATATAAATGTGTGATGGTCATTGCTGGGCTTGTGTTCCCAGGTCAATAATGCAGAGATTGGCATGAGCCCTGTCCAGGAGGATGAGGGACCCAACTCAGTGTCTCAGCTGGCCAAGAgagtaagcacacacacacacacacacacacacacacacacacacacacacacacacacacacacacacacacacacacacacacacacacacacacacacacacacacacacacacacacacacacacacacacacacacacacacacagagcatggaACTTAATGCAGACTTTACACGTTCATCTAACATGAATCACATTCCGAAGGATTGGCATTAGACAGTGGTCcagtgcacacactcacacacctttgacactgtgtgtgtgtgtgtgtgtgtgtgtgtgtgtgtgtgtgtgtgtgtgtgtgtgtgtgtgtgtgtgtgtgtgtgtgtgtgtgtgtgtgtgtgtgtgtgtgtgtgtgtgtgtgtgtgtgtgtgtgtgtgtgtgtgtgtgttcagatgcaGGGTGCCGGGGCTAAAGGCTGGAACAGGATGTCAGCACTCTTCAACAAAGAGGATGAGCACCAGCTATTGGAGGAGACTGAGAGCCCGCCTGTCCCAGACCAGTCAGTGGGACTCTACTCTTCTACACAGCTCTCTattcccccctcctcttcctcctcctcctactgaaCATGGGAATATTAGCCATGTCTGATGAACTAATGCTTAATTCAATAAGTACATAAATaatgtaatttatttgaattgagTTAAACATATAATGATACACAAAATGACggtcccccttcccttccttgtATCCCCAGTCCACTAGCAGTGATGCCTGAGGAGCCGCAGAGACCGGCCAGACCCTCAGGATTCTGGGGTAGCTTCGCCACCAACTGGAAACAAATGGCCACCTCGAAACAGGCTGAAGCCGCAGCAAACGAGACGGGCACGGTGGAGGAGGGTCAGGAGGCGGTGGGAGAGGGAgctggtgagggaggagggggggagagttACCAGGGGGGGAACACGGAGGGAGAGCAGAgtcaagatggaggaggagggagcaaCACTAGCTTCTCCAAATACGCCATGCTGGGAGGAGGGAGCGAGAACACACCCTTCAAGTGGAACTTTGTCACAGGCAAGCTGGCTGAGTTGAAGACCAAGAGCATGTCTGGCCAGCAAGATTAACAAGCCAACTGTAAGGGGCTGGGATGGGGTATGGGGCAGGGATTGAGTGGGGTCAGGGGGGTGAGGGGGTACATGGGGCAGAATGCCCTTCTagtctagcctggtcccagattggtTGATGCTGTCTTGCAATCATTGCACGAcagtgaccataggagttgggaaAACAGAgtgaacagatctgggaccaggctactcgTAACCCGTTATCATCTTCATTCTACTTGCTCTGGTGTAGATTGTACCCACCACACCAACACCAGTAGCAAGGATGCCAATCTGTTGCTGCTGTAGCTGACGTGTCTCTTGGCAAGATAGTGATAAAGCCAGTTAGTTtaagcagaaacagactggcattcAGGCTAACCTGAGCCACATCAAATCATTCCCAATCCCAAAATGGACTTTTCAGATCTAAgggagtgtatagggaatagggactaGGGGTTGATTTGAATTTTAGCACCTCCCTTTCCATACCTTCTCCATAGTGTTGAACTGTACACCATATGAACCAGCGTTGGCACCCACAGACGGCATTTAGTTCATGTCATAGGACTCATACCTGAAAATGACACCCACTAACAGGCTGGATTAGATCAATTAACAAACAAAAACAGATTAGGAGATTACAGATTACAGAGGAGTAGTGGGATTAGGTGTTGGGTTATGGCACCAATTTGGAAAGAGATTTCATAGCTGATAAGATTTTGCTTTCACTGTAAAAACCATTTTGCAATGTATATAGGAAATGTTTGATGTTTTCTAGTGAAGTTAAGAATGGGGGAAATAGGATGTGCAGAATTGAATGATTGGGATTGCATGGCCTTTCAGGACATACTATTTGTCAAACTGTTTTGGCTGACTGGTTCGTGAAGGTCATGGTTTGAGTGTCTTGGGTTTAACTTATTTGGGCGTGAGACTGGTAACTTATTCTATTGCCCCTACAAAACACAATTGCAGTGTGACCCTACTGCAGTCATTTTGTGACACTTGTCTGTAAGAAGGTCATGTGTCCAAATTGCTATattttctgtctgtcttttctgtTTTCAATACGCTTTTTCAAATGTTTTGTTCTGATGTGTTGCTACCTCTTGTGCTCAAATAAACACTATTGCACTGATAATTCACCATTAAGAATGACAGGTCAGTGAGGCAGAGCACATGCAAGGGAGTAGGTCTGACTTCACAACATTGGGGTGGGACAATATCGCCTCTTGTTTAATATTGACCTTGTAAGATACACACTTGCACGTGAGCCCAAAGCACATAAGAGCCATTACACACATGAGAACATGACAGAGGACGTAGACAAATGACAGCCAGACCTTTCTCCCAATCGCAGTCGCGACAGGAGGAGGGCGTTTGCAGCTGGGAgggtcagggtagcctagtggttagagcattggactagtaaccgaaagtaaccgaaaggttacaagttcaaatccccgagctgaccccgagctgacaaggtacaaaatctgtcgttctgccattgaacaggcagttaacccactgttcctaggccgtcattgaaaataagaatttgttcttaacttacttgcctagtaaaataaaggtaaaataaaataaaattaactTACGTGTGAACTCCTATACTTGCTAAGAACACATGAGGTCTATGGGACTAACGTGGGAAGATCTGAGACACCCCTTGAGCCTTGTTGtcatgtgtgcatgtctgtgtgaacCTGGTCAtgctgtgcgtctgtctgtctgtcatcatggCCTGGTTACTATGGCACGGGTCCAACCGTTGTCTCATACCGCTCACCCTCAGGGTCAGTGAAGTCACGACCTTTCTGGTTGTTGGACAGAAGAGAAGTGGGGGATATAAGAGGAGAGCATGGGGTTAGTTTGAAGAGTTTACAAGGTTGCGCTTTTGCAGTCAACAGCAGGGAGCGATCTTTGCCAAGTCATAGGTCAACTTCACAGTGAGTATGGTACTACTGGAAAGTACTCTGGATGGTTCTCACTTACAGTCATCAGTTATACAACAGCATGTCTCTCAATTACTCTTCATTTAACATCATATgggttctctccctctatcacacATATGTGAGCACATAGTCCTGTATAGCTAACCTTgtgggacacacaattcagtcccattcaaaatcctattttgcctaacccctaaacctaaccttaacccgaaaacctaaccctaaccctagcgcCTAACCATAACCCCAAATCTAGCCAAAATACATATAGGCCTGCCCATATTTCCTATCTGTGACTTCCTCCCAGATGGACAGCTTTATTCTAATTTACagcagacggacggacggacggacggacggacggacggacggacggacggacggacggacggacggacggacggacggacggacggacggacggacggacggacggacggacggacagacagacctctcccttcctctctctgtctttttctttcCCCTCTTTTATTTCCTCTCTCAGCATTCTGTTTCCTCCATATCCTCTCTGTCAGCGCTCAATCCCATTTCCTGTCTAACCAACACACGTCCTGTCTCAAAACATTAGTTAGTTATGCTGAAAACACTTCAATCCACAGGCAAAGTAGAAGTAATGGTAACTTCCAACTGGAGATTTGATTTTGAACCAACAGTGAGTTGGCTGagttgtgtcccaaatgccaccctattccctctattgTGCATTCTTTTTTTACCAGAGACCtaccccactgggcacacactggttgaatcaatgtggtTTCTACATCGTAATggtgaaccaacgtggaatagtcgttgaactgacgtctgtgccctgtgtgatgggccctggtcaaaagtagtacactctaTAGGGACTGCCACATCCTAAATCAACCCTCTAGTTATTTCCCCTATGGACTTCACTCTATTTCTCGACAGTGAAGAGAATCCATTTATATTGATCCCCTTTCGTCACTGGGCTATACGACACTCCctctgtagtgtgctgtagtgtgACAGCTGACAGAGAAAGGGTGATGCCACAGCTGTCAGCCTAGGTTTGAACCACAACAAGGCATTCCCATTCCCACCCctcatgcctccttccctccccttcatgcctccttccctccccttcatgcccccttccctccccttcatgcctccttccctccccttcatgcccccttccttcccctcatgcctccttccctccccttcatgcctccttccctccccttcatgcccccttccttcccttcatgcctccttccttcccttcatgcctccttccctccccttcatgcctcctatccctccccttcatgcctcctatccctccccttcatgcctcctatccctccccttcatgccccctatccctccccttcatgcctcctatccctccccttcatgcctcctatccctccccttcatgcctcctatccctccccttcatgcctccttccctccccttcatgcctccttccttcccctcatGCCTCCTTAcctccccttcatgcctccttccctccccttcatgcctccttccctccctttcatgcccccttccttcccttcatgcctccttccctccccttcatgcccCCTATCCCTCCACTTCATgccccctatccctccccttcatgccccctatccctccccttcatgcctcctatccctccccttcatgccccctatccctccccttcatgcctccttcccttccccttcatgcctcctttcctccccttcatgtcccctatccctccccttcatgcctccttccctccccttcatgcctccttccctccccttcatgcctccttccctccccttcatgcctccttccctccccttcatgcctccttccctccccttcatgcctccttccctcccctcatgccccctcccttccccttcatgcctccttccctccccttcatgcctccttccctccccttcatgcctcctatccctccccttcatgcatccttcccttcccctcatgccccctcccttccccttcatgcctccttccctccccttcatgcctccttccctccccttcatgccccctatccctccccttcatgcctccttcccttcccctcatgccccctcccttccccttcatgcc is from Oncorhynchus gorbuscha isolate QuinsamMale2020 ecotype Even-year linkage group LG19, OgorEven_v1.0, whole genome shotgun sequence and encodes:
- the LOC124004864 gene encoding uncharacterized protein C1orf232, which translates into the protein MNPIWNVYKSKVLKTLNPDLEEYTEEEVNNAEIGMSPVQEDEGPNSVSQLAKRMQGAGAKGWNRMSALFNKEDEHQLLEETESPPVPDHPLAVMPEEPQRPARPSGFWGSFATNWKQMATSKQAEAAANETGTVEEGQEAVGEGAGEGGGGESYQGGNTEGEQSQDGGGGSNTSFSKYAMLGGGSENTPFKWNFVTGKLAELKTKSMSGQQD